One Bosea sp. 685 DNA segment encodes these proteins:
- a CDS encoding ChbG/HpnK family deacetylase — MTDEMTTGFVLCADDFALTEGVSRSILSLLEAGKLSAAGAMTNRPHWKSFAGAFAAQAGRADLGLHLNLTCAAPLGAMPRLAANGVLPKLGDLARAGLLSGAARGEIAAEIARQLDAFEDAMGRAPDFLDGHQHAHVLPGVRGAVLAALQGRYREGAVYLRDPADTAAAIRRRGVATSKALVIAGLARGLRRSALKRGIPVNRGFSGVSPFDPARDFRVDLARFLVAPGPAHLVMCHPGFVDEELVGLDPVVATRPMEHAALMSFVPPPGLAMVRFSELGLTPRSPAAIDPALAL, encoded by the coding sequence ATGACAGACGAGATGACGACCGGCTTCGTTCTCTGCGCCGACGACTTCGCCCTGACGGAGGGGGTCAGCCGCTCGATCCTGTCCTTGCTCGAGGCCGGCAAGCTTTCCGCGGCGGGCGCGATGACCAACCGCCCGCATTGGAAGTCCTTCGCCGGCGCGTTTGCGGCGCAAGCGGGCAGGGCGGATCTCGGCCTGCATCTGAACCTGACCTGCGCCGCCCCGCTCGGCGCTATGCCGCGCCTGGCCGCCAACGGCGTCCTGCCGAAGCTGGGCGATTTGGCGCGGGCCGGGCTCCTGTCTGGCGCGGCGCGCGGGGAGATTGCCGCCGAGATCGCGCGCCAGCTCGATGCCTTCGAGGACGCGATGGGGCGCGCGCCGGATTTCCTCGACGGGCACCAGCATGCCCATGTCCTGCCCGGGGTGCGCGGCGCGGTGCTGGCGGCGCTGCAGGGGCGCTACCGGGAGGGCGCGGTCTATCTGCGCGATCCCGCCGACACGGCCGCCGCGATCCGCCGGCGCGGCGTCGCGACCAGCAAGGCGCTGGTCATCGCCGGCCTGGCGCGGGGCTTGAGGCGATCGGCCCTGAAGCGCGGCATTCCGGTCAATCGCGGCTTTTCCGGCGTCTCGCCCTTCGATCCGGCTCGCGACTTCCGGGTCGATCTCGCGCGCTTCCTGGTCGCGCCGGGGCCAGCTCATCTCGTCATGTGCCATCCGGGCTTCGTCGACGAGGAATTGGTGGGGCTCGATCCAGTCGTCGCGACGCGGCCAATGGAGCATGCCGCGCTGATGAGCTTCGTGCCGCCCCCGGGGCTGGCCATGGTCCGTTTCTCGGAACTGGGCCTTACCCCGCGCTCGCCGGCTGCCATTGATCCTGCTCTCGCGCTTTGA
- a CDS encoding glycosyltransferase family 2 protein — protein MSETSPIPPSEAPRARAGRPELSIVVPVHDEADNLPILVERLKTVLAGAVSSWELVCVDDGSRDGTLSVLKLLSASDPRISAVSFSRNFGKEIAIAAGLDHASGDAVVIMDADLQHPPETILVFLEKWRAGFLNIYGQRASRAGESALKRNLARAFYKLFASFGETELPEGAGDFRLLDRKVVDALRALPERARFSKGLYAWVGFPSIGVTFEVAERQHGETKFRFGKLFSFAFDGLSSFSTVPLKIATWAGVVIAVISTLSAAFFLLRTVFFGTDLPGFPSLIVSIMFFSGIQLISLGMIGEYVGRIFAEVKRRPLYLIGERVGFDARTVDHPRGDALPPLIR, from the coding sequence GTGTCCGAGACGTCGCCCATCCCCCCTTCGGAAGCCCCGCGCGCCCGGGCCGGCCGGCCGGAATTGTCCATCGTCGTGCCCGTCCATGACGAGGCAGACAATCTGCCGATCCTGGTCGAGCGGCTCAAGACGGTGCTGGCGGGTGCGGTCTCGTCCTGGGAATTGGTCTGCGTCGACGATGGCAGCCGCGACGGCACGCTGTCCGTGCTGAAGCTGCTGAGCGCCAGCGATCCCCGGATCAGCGCCGTCTCGTTCAGCCGCAACTTCGGCAAGGAGATCGCCATCGCGGCCGGGCTCGACCATGCCTCGGGCGACGCAGTCGTGATCATGGACGCCGATCTGCAGCATCCGCCGGAGACGATCCTGGTCTTCCTGGAGAAATGGCGCGCCGGCTTCCTGAACATCTACGGCCAGCGTGCCAGCCGAGCCGGCGAGAGCGCCCTCAAGCGCAATCTCGCCAGGGCGTTCTACAAGCTGTTCGCGAGCTTCGGCGAAACCGAACTGCCGGAGGGCGCCGGCGATTTCCGCCTGCTCGACCGCAAGGTGGTCGACGCGCTGCGGGCCCTGCCGGAACGGGCGCGCTTCTCCAAGGGGCTCTATGCCTGGGTCGGCTTTCCCTCGATCGGCGTGACGTTCGAGGTCGCCGAGCGCCAGCATGGCGAGACCAAGTTCCGTTTCGGCAAGCTGTTCAGCTTCGCCTTCGACGGCTTGTCGTCCTTCTCGACCGTGCCCTTGAAGATCGCGACCTGGGCCGGCGTCGTGATCGCCGTCATCTCCACGCTCTCGGCCGCCTTCTTCCTGCTGCGCACGGTCTTCTTCGGCACCGACCTGCCCGGCTTCCCGTCGCTGATCGTCTCGATCATGTTCTTTTCCGGCATCCAGCTGATCTCGCTGGGCATGATCGGCGAATATGTCGGGCGCATCTTCGCCGAGGTGAAGCGCCGGCCACTCTATCTGATCGGTGAGCGTGTCGGTTTCGACGCCCGCACCGTCGACCATCCGCGCGGCGACGCCCTGCCGCCATTGATCCGCTAG
- the murJ gene encoding murein biosynthesis integral membrane protein MurJ, which produces MFRKILSVGGFTLLSRLSGFVRDIVLAAVLGAGPLMDAFSVALRLPNHFRAIFGEGAFNQAYIPAYARVRQQAGQAAAALFADRVFTLNLIVQIVLLGLALPFMPEIVRLLAPGFAHDPQRFELAVSLTRITFPYLLFITLVTLLSANLNAIDKFAAAAAAPILLNLCLVAALAIAFLFPNAAYAAAWGVVISGFLQWLVLALAARRANVAAVVVRPRVDLDVKAFLKAFGPAVIGSAGVQIALFADTIIASLLPAGAYSALYYAGGLYQLPIGVIAIGVGTVLLPTMSRLLAAGDVAGSDRAQNRAVALTLIAAAPFAAAFLAVPDLIVSALFERGRFDAAASQAAAAVLFAYAIGLPAIVMIRTQVSSFQARGDTTTPMLVSLAAIAGNVALKLLLWRDWGAPGLALATAAGAWINVGALFVLGLRKGWTRPARGLSGFAAIVVLAAVLAGLAARYSAPSLLAATAWFPLQPRLAALACVGAVAAAIYLAIAASGLKLSRLARLLR; this is translated from the coding sequence ATGTTCAGAAAAATCCTCTCCGTCGGCGGCTTCACGCTGCTCTCGCGCCTTTCGGGCTTCGTGCGCGATATCGTGCTGGCGGCTGTGCTCGGCGCCGGCCCGCTGATGGATGCGTTTTCGGTCGCGCTGCGCCTGCCCAACCATTTCCGCGCAATCTTCGGCGAAGGCGCCTTCAACCAGGCCTATATCCCCGCCTATGCCCGGGTCAGGCAGCAGGCCGGCCAGGCTGCCGCTGCGCTCTTCGCCGACAGGGTCTTCACCCTGAACCTGATCGTCCAGATCGTCCTGCTCGGGCTCGCCCTGCCCTTCATGCCCGAAATCGTGCGCCTGCTCGCGCCCGGCTTCGCCCATGATCCGCAGCGCTTCGAACTCGCGGTTTCGCTGACGCGGATCACCTTCCCCTATCTGCTTTTCATCACGCTGGTGACGCTGCTCTCGGCCAACCTCAACGCCATCGACAAATTCGCGGCGGCGGCGGCAGCGCCGATCCTGCTCAATCTCTGCCTGGTCGCGGCGCTCGCTATCGCGTTCCTGTTCCCCAATGCGGCTTACGCCGCCGCCTGGGGCGTGGTGATCTCCGGCTTCCTGCAATGGCTCGTACTGGCGCTCGCAGCGCGCCGGGCGAATGTCGCCGCAGTCGTGGTGCGACCGCGCGTCGATCTCGACGTCAAGGCGTTTCTGAAGGCGTTCGGGCCGGCCGTCATCGGCTCGGCCGGTGTCCAGATCGCGCTTTTCGCCGACACGATCATCGCCTCGCTGCTGCCGGCCGGCGCCTATTCGGCGCTCTACTACGCAGGCGGCCTCTACCAGTTGCCGATCGGGGTCATCGCCATCGGCGTCGGCACGGTCCTGCTGCCGACGATGAGTCGCCTGCTCGCGGCCGGCGACGTCGCCGGCTCCGACAGGGCGCAGAACCGGGCCGTCGCGCTGACGCTGATCGCGGCCGCGCCTTTCGCGGCCGCATTCCTCGCCGTTCCCGACCTGATCGTCTCTGCTTTGTTCGAGCGCGGGCGTTTCGATGCTGCCGCGAGCCAGGCGGCGGCGGCCGTGCTCTTCGCCTATGCGATCGGGCTGCCGGCCATCGTGATGATCCGCACCCAGGTTTCGAGCTTCCAGGCGCGCGGCGACACGACGACCCCGATGCTGGTCTCGCTGGCGGCCATCGCTGGGAATGTCGCGCTGAAACTGCTGCTCTGGCGCGACTGGGGCGCGCCGGGCCTGGCGCTGGCGACCGCGGCGGGCGCCTGGATCAATGTCGGCGCGCTGTTCGTCCTGGGCCTGCGCAAGGGCTGGACACGGCCGGCGCGGGGGCTGTCGGGCTTTGCCGCCATCGTCGTGCTGGCGGCGGTTCTGGCGGGGCTGGCGGCGCGCTATTCTGCGCCATCCCTGCTCGCTGCAACGGCTTGGTTTCCGCTGCAGCCCAGGCTCGCGGCGCTCGCCTGCGTCGGAGCCGTGGCGGCGGCGATCTATCTCGCGATCGCAGCATCGGGGCTCAAGCTCAGCAGGCTCGCCAGGCTGCTGCGTTAG
- a CDS encoding branched-chain amino acid aminotransferase → MAWYSQTWSWFDGAWHEGNPGLVGPRSHALWQASSVFDGGRYFDGVAPDLAAHAARVNRSAVALGLKATVTQDFIIEKTHEGVKKFAPGTALYVKPMYWGEADGPSTIMPDPDSTQFCLCLFEAPMPQPTNGFSVTQGAFRRPTMETMPTDAKAGCLYPNNARILRAAKAAGFDNALVLDMLGNVAETATSNIFLAKDGVVRTPAPNGTFLNGITRQRVIGLLRQDGIPVEEMSLRYSDFEQADEIFISGNYSKCMPVTRIDNITLQPGPMFRRARELYMDFAHTKAA, encoded by the coding sequence ATGGCATGGTATTCTCAGACGTGGAGCTGGTTCGACGGCGCCTGGCACGAAGGCAACCCCGGCCTAGTGGGTCCGCGCAGCCATGCGCTCTGGCAGGCCTCTTCGGTCTTCGACGGCGGCCGCTATTTCGACGGCGTCGCGCCCGATCTCGCCGCCCATGCCGCCCGCGTCAACCGCTCGGCCGTGGCGCTCGGCCTCAAGGCCACGGTGACGCAGGACTTCATCATCGAGAAGACGCATGAGGGCGTGAAGAAGTTCGCCCCCGGCACGGCGCTCTACGTCAAGCCGATGTATTGGGGTGAGGCCGACGGGCCCTCGACCATTATGCCCGACCCGGATTCGACGCAGTTCTGCCTCTGCCTGTTCGAGGCGCCGATGCCGCAGCCGACCAACGGTTTCTCGGTGACGCAAGGCGCGTTCCGCCGGCCGACCATGGAGACGATGCCGACCGACGCCAAGGCCGGCTGCCTCTATCCCAACAACGCCCGCATCCTGCGCGCCGCCAAGGCCGCCGGCTTCGACAATGCGCTGGTGCTCGACATGCTCGGCAACGTCGCCGAGACCGCGACCTCGAACATCTTCCTGGCCAAGGACGGCGTCGTCAGGACGCCGGCTCCCAACGGCACCTTCCTGAACGGCATCACCCGCCAGCGCGTCATCGGCCTGCTCAGGCAGGACGGCATCCCCGTCGAGGAGATGAGCCTGCGCTACAGCGATTTCGAGCAGGCCGACGAGATCTTCATCTCGGGCAACTATTCCAAATGCATGCCGGTCACCCGCATCGACAACATCACGCTGCAGCCCGGCCCGATGTTCCGCCGCGCTCGCGAGCTCTACATGGACTTCGCCCACACCAAGGCGGCGTGA
- a CDS encoding AzlD family protein has product MTLPDPGPWGAAFVILAMMLATYLCRISGVIMMGFIPLTPRVRRGLAALPGSIVVATVLPLIERLGFTAALALIAAIGSMVLRRSELLALAVGMATVSVARALGF; this is encoded by the coding sequence ATGACCCTGCCTGATCCCGGCCCATGGGGCGCGGCTTTCGTCATCCTCGCCATGATGCTGGCGACCTATCTCTGCCGCATCTCCGGCGTGATCATGATGGGCTTCATTCCGCTGACGCCGCGCGTCCGGCGTGGGCTTGCGGCGCTGCCGGGCTCGATCGTGGTCGCGACCGTGCTGCCGCTGATCGAGCGACTGGGTTTCACTGCGGCACTCGCACTCATCGCGGCGATCGGCAGCATGGTGCTGCGGCGCAGCGAGTTGCTGGCCTTGGCGGTCGGCATGGCGACGGTCTCAGTGGCGCGCGCGCTCGGCTTCTGA
- a CDS encoding AzlC family ABC transporter permease, with amino-acid sequence MTASPEPTSEPARPLLTMQGIRLGVRKVSVLLPGIVVFAVAFGAAAAAKGLSLLETVMMSALVYAGVAQLVAMELWRPEWSWGAIAGLAVVTATVNARMVLQGASLQPWFAPYPKALNAAHLFLFTDASWLIGARYHGEGGRDLGVVIGAGIVLWVVWVATTIPGYLLGALVADPRQYGIDLVMPIFFAAMIVPLWRGKRAAVPWVVAGLVALVTAKLIDGYAFIIVGSLAGALTGAFSDDPA; translated from the coding sequence ATGACCGCTTCACCCGAACCGACCTCGGAGCCTGCCCGCCCCTTGCTCACCATGCAAGGCATCCGCCTTGGCGTCCGCAAGGTCTCCGTGCTGCTGCCGGGCATCGTCGTTTTCGCGGTCGCCTTCGGCGCGGCGGCTGCGGCCAAGGGGCTGAGCCTGCTGGAGACGGTCATGATGAGCGCGCTGGTCTATGCCGGCGTGGCGCAGCTCGTGGCGATGGAGCTGTGGCGGCCGGAATGGAGCTGGGGGGCGATTGCGGGGCTTGCCGTCGTCACCGCGACGGTGAATGCGCGCATGGTGCTGCAGGGCGCCTCGCTGCAGCCCTGGTTCGCGCCTTATCCCAAGGCGCTCAACGCCGCGCATCTCTTTCTCTTCACCGATGCGAGTTGGCTGATCGGCGCGCGCTACCATGGCGAGGGCGGGCGTGATCTGGGCGTGGTCATCGGCGCTGGCATCGTGCTCTGGGTCGTCTGGGTTGCGACGACGATCCCGGGATATCTGCTCGGCGCGCTGGTGGCCGATCCGCGCCAATACGGCATCGATCTCGTCATGCCGATCTTCTTTGCCGCGATGATCGTGCCGCTCTGGCGCGGCAAGCGGGCGGCCGTGCCCTGGGTCGTCGCGGGGCTCGTCGCATTGGTCACGGCGAAGCTGATCGACGGCTATGCCTTCATCATCGTTGGCTCGCTTGCCGGCGCACTCACAGGGGCGTTCAGCGATGACCCTGCCTGA
- a CDS encoding 4'-phosphopantetheinyl transferase family protein yields MHWLTFPIASPALPATWLIATGASPANLAERSALRRETARRIIAAQLGLPIEAIAIGHDERGRPLLAQPAGAGLHLSLATRAGVVALALAQHPVGVDVERVEPLATPPLAALHPQEWKALLALPEPERPLAFAQIWAAKEAYVKALGTGFARAPESFAVTFASRETFNVSDPERSARCLGTSRIMKNGGQESLAAAIVVLG; encoded by the coding sequence ATGCACTGGCTGACCTTTCCCATCGCTTCCCCTGCCCTGCCCGCGACCTGGCTGATCGCGACCGGCGCGAGCCCGGCCAACCTCGCCGAGCGCTCGGCCTTGCGGCGCGAGACGGCGCGGCGAATCATCGCCGCCCAGCTCGGCCTGCCGATCGAGGCCATCGCGATCGGGCATGACGAACGAGGCCGGCCCTTGCTGGCTCAGCCTGCCGGGGCGGGGCTGCATCTCTCGCTCGCGACGCGGGCGGGCGTCGTCGCGCTGGCGTTGGCGCAGCATCCCGTCGGGGTCGATGTCGAGCGGGTCGAGCCCTTGGCCACGCCGCCGCTCGCGGCCTTGCATCCGCAGGAGTGGAAGGCGCTGCTCGCCCTGCCCGAGCCGGAGCGGCCACTGGCCTTCGCGCAGATCTGGGCGGCCAAGGAGGCCTATGTGAAGGCGCTCGGCACCGGCTTTGCCCGCGCGCCGGAGAGTTTCGCAGTCACGTTTGCTTCGCGGGAAACCTTCAACGTCAGCGATCCGGAACGATCGGCCCGGTGTCTGGGCACGAGCCGCATCATGAAAAACGGCGGCCAGGAGAGCCTGGCCGCCGCGATCGTGGTTCTCGGTTGA